One genomic region from Conexibacter woesei DSM 14684 encodes:
- a CDS encoding TIGR00282 family metallophosphoesterase, translating to MNILFVGDVVGSTGRRLLLHLLPELRERHDATFVVVNGENVAGGVGITPKNADELFDAGVDVITLGNHTYRQRAIYPYLDAQERILRPANFLKSQPGHGSCVVERAGIRLGVVNLSGNLFLRAGRPAFSEADAALHGLRGKVDHVLVDMHAEATSEKVAMGWHLDGRVTAVVGTHTHVPTADARVLPGGTAYITDVGMTGARGGVIGVKREQAVEALVTQMPTRFEPSDDDPWLMGVVVKATSSALRADGIEQLLVPAPAGFR from the coding sequence ATGAACATCCTCTTCGTCGGCGACGTCGTCGGCAGCACAGGACGGCGGCTGCTGCTGCACCTGTTGCCCGAGCTGCGCGAGCGACACGACGCGACGTTCGTCGTCGTCAACGGCGAGAACGTCGCCGGCGGCGTCGGGATCACCCCCAAGAACGCTGACGAGCTGTTCGACGCCGGCGTCGACGTGATCACGCTCGGCAACCACACCTACCGGCAGCGCGCGATCTATCCGTACCTCGACGCGCAGGAGCGGATCCTGCGACCGGCGAACTTCCTCAAGAGCCAGCCGGGCCACGGCAGCTGCGTCGTCGAGCGCGCGGGGATCCGGCTCGGCGTCGTCAACCTCTCCGGCAACCTCTTCCTGAGAGCGGGCCGGCCGGCCTTCTCCGAGGCCGACGCGGCACTGCACGGGCTGCGCGGCAAGGTCGACCACGTGCTCGTCGACATGCACGCCGAGGCGACGAGCGAGAAGGTCGCGATGGGCTGGCACCTCGACGGCCGCGTCACCGCCGTCGTCGGCACCCACACGCACGTGCCGACGGCCGACGCGCGCGTGCTGCCCGGGGGTACCGCCTACATCACCGACGTCGGCATGACGGGCGCGCGCGGCGGCGTGATCGGCGTCAAGCGCGAGCAGGCGGTCGAGGCGCTCGTGACGCAGATGCCGACGCGCTTCGAGCCGTCCGACGACGATCCGTGGCTGATGGGCGTCGTCGTGAAGGCGACGTCGTCAGCGCTGCGCGCCGACGGGATCGAGCAGCTGCTCGTTCCCGCCCCCGCCGGCTTCCGCTGA
- a CDS encoding GtrA family protein has translation MKDASVAALPLHRRVRHGLRHPHNWFQLVRFGLVGASGYAVNLAVFTIAVHPLDIGYRVAAVLAFLVSVTNNFWWNRHWTFDGRGGHAGFQAARFFLVSIVAFAFNYAILVALVELADVPKVAAQAIAIAAATPLNFLGQKLWSFRR, from the coding sequence ATGAAGGACGCGAGCGTCGCCGCGCTGCCGTTGCATCGCCGCGTGCGACACGGCCTCCGCCACCCGCACAACTGGTTTCAGCTGGTGCGCTTCGGCCTCGTCGGCGCGAGCGGCTACGCCGTGAACCTCGCGGTCTTCACGATCGCCGTCCATCCGCTCGACATCGGCTATCGCGTCGCCGCCGTGCTCGCGTTCCTCGTCTCGGTGACGAACAACTTCTGGTGGAACCGCCACTGGACGTTCGACGGCCGCGGCGGCCACGCCGGCTTCCAGGCGGCGCGCTTCTTCCTCGTCAGCATCGTCGCGTTCGCGTTCAACTACGCGATCCTCGTCGCGCTCGTCGAGTTGGCCGACGTGCCGAAGGTGGCCGCGCAGGCGATCGCGATCGCCGCCGCCACGCCGCTGAACTTCCTCGGGCAGAAGCTCTGGAGCTTCCGCAGATGA
- a CDS encoding alkaline phosphatase family protein yields the protein MPPKLVLTVLDGMKPAMLERAIALGRAPTLKAIQERGAYVDDCVAAFPSVTPVCAASIATGTSPDRHRIPSMNWFSREEERYVEYGSSFSASRKFGVLRSLTDTVYNMNAKHLAADTPTVFELLDDADVRTAGTTYLMYRGRHEHHVTTDTPLARIANATVFREPVNGPRELFYADLFASRRTGCRGQFGMPGARDAHTGCVGSYLVEHDLFDFLLFSLPDNDTWSHRNGPHAQVTSIAAADRQLERLVHAGGGLDRFLEEHAMIVMADHSHTHVEQKIRLDTAFADWAIARPNGAGATDGEIAISPAQRSAMIYVLPEERRSQRAADAAALALALPGVDLAMRRAAPREGVIASERGELHFAPGGDLVDLRGRRWSVDGELETLGGRIEDGRLLTPDYPDALGRVWSALTCPTAGDVLLSAGPAYEFVDWGGAAHIGGGSHGSLHRSDSLGALLWCGTGPANRDAHEQWTLRDVLPIVTEHFGLPTPAAG from the coding sequence TTGCCGCCCAAGCTCGTCCTCACCGTCCTCGACGGCATGAAGCCGGCGATGCTCGAGCGCGCGATCGCGCTCGGCCGCGCGCCGACGCTGAAGGCGATCCAGGAGCGCGGCGCCTACGTCGACGACTGCGTCGCCGCCTTCCCCTCCGTCACACCGGTCTGCGCCGCGAGCATCGCCACCGGGACCTCGCCAGACCGGCACCGGATCCCGAGCATGAACTGGTTCTCGCGCGAGGAGGAGCGCTACGTCGAGTACGGCTCCAGCTTCTCCGCCTCGCGCAAGTTCGGGGTGCTGCGGTCGCTGACGGACACCGTCTACAACATGAACGCCAAGCACCTCGCGGCGGACACCCCGACCGTCTTCGAGCTGCTCGACGACGCCGACGTGCGGACGGCCGGGACGACGTACCTGATGTACCGCGGTCGCCACGAGCACCACGTCACGACGGACACGCCGCTGGCGCGCATCGCCAACGCGACGGTCTTCCGCGAGCCGGTCAACGGCCCCCGCGAGCTGTTCTACGCCGACCTCTTCGCGAGCCGGCGGACCGGCTGCCGCGGCCAGTTCGGCATGCCCGGCGCGCGCGACGCGCACACCGGCTGCGTCGGCTCCTACCTCGTCGAGCACGACCTGTTCGACTTCCTGCTCTTCTCGCTGCCCGACAACGACACCTGGTCGCATCGCAACGGGCCGCACGCGCAGGTCACCTCGATCGCCGCGGCCGATCGCCAGCTGGAACGGCTCGTGCACGCTGGCGGCGGGCTCGACCGCTTCCTCGAAGAGCACGCGATGATCGTGATGGCCGACCACTCGCACACGCACGTCGAGCAGAAGATCCGGCTCGACACGGCGTTCGCCGACTGGGCGATCGCGCGCCCGAACGGCGCCGGCGCGACCGACGGCGAGATAGCGATCAGCCCCGCGCAGCGCTCGGCGATGATCTACGTGCTGCCGGAGGAGCGCCGCTCGCAGCGCGCGGCGGATGCCGCCGCGCTCGCGCTCGCGCTGCCGGGCGTCGACCTCGCGATGCGCCGCGCGGCACCGCGCGAGGGCGTGATCGCGAGCGAGCGCGGCGAGCTGCACTTCGCGCCGGGCGGCGACCTCGTCGACCTGCGCGGGCGCAGATGGAGCGTCGACGGCGAGCTGGAGACGCTCGGCGGGCGGATCGAGGACGGTCGCCTGCTGACGCCGGACTACCCCGACGCGCTCGGGCGCGTCTGGTCGGCGCTGACCTGCCCGACGGCCGGCGACGTGCTGCTCTCCGCCGGGCCGGCGTACGAGTTCGTCGACTGGGGCGGCGCCGCGCACATCGGCGGCGGCAGCCACGGATCGCTGCATCGCAGCGACTCGCTTGGCGCGTTGCTGTGGTGCGGCACCGGGCCGGCGAACCGCGACGCCCATGAGCAGTGGACGCTGCGCGACGTGCTGCCGATCGTGACCGAGCACTTCGGCCTGCCGACCCCTGCGGCCGGCTGA
- a CDS encoding DUF4126 family protein has product MTLFLALCLGIGLALGVGLRPFLPALLIGALARGDIGIDFNGTDLSFLEQPVFLLALLIGVIALIGAERRLGPDRVEAGPIGAAVGGIALGLGALYFAGALAEEDYSWWPGLIAGIAFAGLAAATARLFFRRTRARLDRDAAVALPVYAEAAGVVVAGLAILFPPLALVALAFLAWLLLGQRRREGQKYAGLRVLR; this is encoded by the coding sequence ATGACACTCTTCCTCGCTCTCTGCCTCGGAATCGGCCTCGCGCTCGGCGTCGGACTGCGCCCGTTCCTCCCTGCTCTGCTGATCGGCGCGCTCGCGCGCGGCGACATCGGCATCGACTTCAACGGCACCGACCTCTCCTTCCTGGAACAGCCGGTCTTCCTGCTGGCGCTGCTGATCGGCGTGATCGCGCTGATCGGCGCGGAGCGGCGGCTGGGCCCGGACAGAGTCGAGGCCGGTCCGATCGGCGCGGCGGTCGGCGGGATCGCGCTGGGGCTCGGAGCGCTCTACTTCGCCGGCGCGCTCGCCGAGGAGGACTACAGCTGGTGGCCGGGCCTGATAGCCGGCATCGCCTTCGCGGGCCTCGCCGCCGCGACCGCGCGGCTGTTCTTCCGCCGCACGCGCGCGCGGCTCGACAGAGACGCCGCCGTCGCGCTGCCGGTCTACGCCGAGGCGGCCGGCGTCGTCGTCGCCGGGCTGGCGATCCTGTTCCCGCCGCTCGCGCTCGTCGCGCTCGCGTTCCTGGCCTGGCTGCTGCTCGGCCAGCGCCGTCGCGAGGGCCAGAAGTACGCCGGCCTCCGCGTGCTGCGATGA
- a CDS encoding aminotransferase-like domain-containing protein has product MTRREPPRSNARDIERYAALFSSRTQVMKSSAMRDMMALTQRPEVISLAGGLPDTSTFPPETYASVMQTVAAEACAQALQYGPTEGMAAVNDCIHQVMAAEGMSVSDEELLVTTGGQQVIDLVCKTLIDPGDVIVAEAPTYPGAVPTFCSYQADVVQIPMDADGMRVDELEETLDRLEREGRRPKFIYTIPTFQNPGGVTMSLARRRRLVRIAHERELLVLEDNPYGMLRYEGEPLPPLYALDGGEFVIYLGTFSKILSPGIRLGWAAAPRPVLQKMNIGKQAADLCSSSMTQLFVSAYFASGDWQRYVRSLRDVYRRRRDAMFDALAEHFPREAQWTRPEGGMFIWATLPDYIDTTDLLARALRENVAFVPGRGAYLDGRGGSSMRLNFSGVGEDDIREGIRRIGAVVAEQVALYGTLTGAEAVTAAPTATDDATETADEQLARVVELPRRDAQQARAERDR; this is encoded by the coding sequence ATGACCCGCAGAGAACCGCCCCGTTCCAACGCCCGCGACATCGAGCGCTATGCGGCGCTCTTCTCGTCGCGCACGCAGGTCATGAAGTCCTCCGCGATGCGCGACATGATGGCGCTCACGCAACGGCCCGAGGTGATCTCGCTCGCTGGCGGCCTGCCCGACACGTCGACGTTCCCGCCCGAGACGTACGCGAGCGTGATGCAGACGGTCGCCGCTGAGGCGTGCGCTCAGGCGCTCCAGTACGGGCCGACCGAGGGCATGGCGGCGGTCAACGACTGCATCCACCAGGTGATGGCGGCCGAGGGGATGTCGGTCTCCGACGAGGAGCTGCTCGTCACGACGGGCGGTCAGCAGGTGATCGACCTCGTCTGCAAGACGCTGATCGACCCGGGCGACGTGATCGTCGCGGAGGCGCCGACCTATCCGGGCGCCGTCCCGACCTTCTGCTCCTATCAGGCCGACGTCGTGCAGATCCCGATGGACGCCGACGGGATGCGCGTCGACGAGCTGGAGGAGACGCTCGACCGCTTGGAGCGGGAGGGGCGGCGCCCGAAGTTCATCTACACGATCCCGACGTTCCAGAACCCGGGCGGCGTGACGATGTCGCTGGCGCGGCGCCGGCGGCTGGTGCGAATCGCCCACGAGCGCGAGCTGCTCGTGCTGGAGGACAACCCCTACGGCATGCTGCGCTACGAGGGCGAGCCGCTGCCGCCGCTCTACGCGCTCGACGGCGGCGAGTTCGTGATCTACCTCGGGACCTTCTCGAAGATCCTCTCGCCGGGGATCCGCCTCGGCTGGGCGGCGGCGCCCCGGCCGGTGCTGCAGAAGATGAACATCGGCAAGCAGGCGGCCGATCTCTGCTCGTCCTCGATGACGCAGCTGTTCGTCAGCGCCTACTTCGCCTCCGGCGACTGGCAGAGATACGTCCGCTCCCTGCGCGACGTCTACCGCCGCCGGCGCGACGCGATGTTCGACGCGCTCGCCGAGCACTTCCCGCGCGAGGCGCAGTGGACGAGACCCGAGGGCGGCATGTTCATCTGGGCGACGCTGCCGGACTACATCGACACGACCGACCTGCTCGCGCGCGCGCTGCGGGAGAACGTCGCGTTCGTGCCCGGGCGCGGCGCCTACCTCGACGGCCGCGGCGGCTCCTCGATGCGGCTGAACTTCTCCGGCGTCGGCGAGGACGACATCCGCGAGGGGATCCGCCGGATCGGCGCGGTCGTCGCGGAGCAGGTCGCGCTCTACGGCACGCTGACCGGGGCCGAGGCGGTCACGGCCGCGCCGACCGCGACAGACGACGCGACGGAGACTGCGGACGAGCAGCTCGCGCGCGTCGTCGAGCTGCCGCGGCGCGACGCCCAGCAGGCGCGCGCCGAGCGCGACCGCTAG
- a CDS encoding bifunctional nuclease family protein codes for MEVQEMVIYGVSFDMVGKQPIVLLKTVDSNKFLPIWIGHPEAAAILMKLQGATTPRPMTHDLLSEMLSELEVNCTRVSVTELKENTFYASITLTVNGRELEIDSRPSDALALAVRAGAPIFAAEDVIAESAIEFEHEVEDTEEVVEKFKDFLDRVTPEDFAGGES; via the coding sequence ATGGAAGTGCAGGAGATGGTCATCTACGGCGTCAGCTTCGACATGGTCGGCAAGCAGCCGATCGTGTTGCTGAAGACCGTCGACAGCAACAAGTTCCTGCCGATCTGGATCGGACATCCCGAGGCCGCCGCGATCCTGATGAAGCTGCAGGGGGCGACGACGCCGCGTCCGATGACGCACGACCTGCTCTCGGAGATGCTCTCCGAGCTGGAGGTCAACTGCACGCGCGTCTCCGTCACCGAGCTGAAGGAGAACACCTTCTACGCGTCGATCACGCTGACGGTGAACGGCAGGGAGCTGGAGATCGACTCCCGCCCGAGCGACGCGCTTGCGCTTGCCGTCCGCGCCGGCGCGCCGATCTTCGCTGCCGAGGACGTCATCGCGGAGTCCGCGATCGAGTTCGAGCACGAGGTCGAAGACACCGAAGAGGTCGTCGAGAAGTTCAAGGACTTCCTCGACCGCGTCACGCCCGAGGACTTCGCCGGCGGCGAGAGCTGA
- a CDS encoding ParB/RepB/Spo0J family partition protein yields MADKSRGMGRGLSAILSAAPRDEAEELRTLPIDLIAPNPHQPRSHFEEEALVALAESLKARGLLQPVLVRPLADGSYELIAGERRWRAAGIAGIAEIPAIVRHHDDAASLELAVIENMAREDLSPVEEARACAALVEELSLTREDVGRRVGRSRVAVSNLIRLLDLPDEALTLLERGDLTEGHGRALLLAPDHGDRRQLARDAAAAGWSVRELERRARAAADRETGPAVRARPRAPRVHPDQQEAIGQLSDVFGSAFGTDVEVSAKGPGYRVLLEFDSLDDALDLARRLGVRAVA; encoded by the coding sequence GTGGCTGACAAGTCGCGCGGGATGGGCCGGGGTCTGTCCGCGATCCTGTCTGCCGCTCCCAGAGACGAAGCCGAGGAGCTGCGGACGCTCCCGATCGACCTGATCGCGCCCAACCCGCACCAGCCCCGCAGCCACTTCGAGGAAGAGGCCCTGGTCGCGCTCGCCGAGTCGTTGAAGGCGCGCGGCCTGCTCCAGCCGGTGCTGGTCCGCCCGTTGGCCGACGGCAGCTACGAGCTGATCGCCGGCGAGCGCCGCTGGCGCGCCGCCGGGATCGCCGGGATCGCTGAGATTCCTGCGATCGTCCGGCATCACGATGACGCGGCGTCGCTCGAGCTGGCTGTGATCGAGAACATGGCCCGCGAGGACCTCAGCCCGGTCGAAGAGGCACGCGCCTGCGCGGCGTTGGTCGAGGAGCTGAGTCTCACGCGCGAGGACGTCGGCCGCCGCGTCGGCCGCAGCCGCGTCGCGGTCTCGAACCTGATCCGTCTGCTCGACCTGCCCGACGAGGCGCTGACGCTGTTGGAGCGCGGTGACCTCACCGAGGGTCACGGCCGCGCGTTGCTGCTCGCTCCCGACCATGGCGACCGCCGTCAGCTCGCGCGCGACGCGGCAGCCGCCGGCTGGTCGGTCCGTGAGCTGGAGCGCCGCGCGCGAGCCGCCGCCGATCGCGAGACCGGGCCGGCTGTGCGTGCGCGTCCGCGCGCGCCGCGGGTCCATCCCGATCAGCAGGAGGCGATCGGCCAGCTGTCCGATGTCTTCGGCAGCGCCTTCGGGACCGATGTCGAGGTGAGCGCGAAGGGGCCGGGATATCGTGTCCTGTTGGAGTTCGATTCGCTCGACGACGCGCTCGATCTCGCGCGCAGGCTGGGTGTCAGAGCCGTCGCATGA
- a CDS encoding ParA family protein has translation MGTVYAIANQKGGVGKTTTAVNLAACIAEAGYDALLIDMDAQANATVGLGIPKDAAPSVYDVLSGDATMDEAIRPTGIEHLSLVPASPDLAGASVELPRIEASEGRLRDALVTVRERYAFTILDCPPSLGPLTVNALVAADRVIVPVQAEYFALEGLAGLLDTLGLIQRELNPRLTIAGMLLTMHDSRTRLAQDVEREVREHFPTLVFDTVIPRNIRVGEAPSFGRPVIHHDPHCAGSDAYFELAKEVAARG, from the coding sequence ATGGGAACCGTCTACGCGATCGCAAATCAGAAGGGCGGGGTCGGCAAGACCACGACCGCCGTCAATCTCGCGGCGTGCATCGCCGAGGCCGGCTACGACGCGCTGCTGATCGACATGGACGCGCAGGCGAACGCAACGGTCGGGCTCGGGATCCCGAAGGACGCCGCGCCGAGCGTCTACGACGTCCTCTCCGGCGACGCGACGATGGACGAGGCGATCCGGCCGACCGGCATCGAGCATCTGTCGCTCGTCCCGGCAAGCCCCGATCTCGCCGGTGCCTCCGTCGAGCTGCCGCGGATCGAGGCGTCCGAGGGCCGGCTGCGGGATGCGCTCGTCACCGTCCGGGAGCGGTACGCCTTCACGATCCTCGACTGTCCGCCGTCGCTCGGGCCGCTGACGGTCAACGCGCTCGTCGCGGCCGATCGTGTGATCGTCCCTGTCCAGGCGGAGTACTTCGCGCTCGAAGGCCTCGCGGGCCTGCTCGACACGCTCGGATTGATCCAGCGCGAGCTGAATCCGCGCCTGACGATCGCCGGCATGCTGCTGACGATGCACGACAGCCGCACGCGACTCGCCCAGGACGTCGAGCGCGAGGTGCGGGAGCACTTCCCGACGCTGGTCTTCGACACCGTCATCCCCCGCAACATCCGCGTCGGCGAGGCGCCGAGCTTCGGCCGCCCGGTGATTCACCACGATCCCCACTGCGCTGGCTCAGACGCGTACTTCGAGCTTGCCAAGGAGGTCGCTGCCCGTGGCTGA
- the rsmG gene encoding 16S rRNA (guanine(527)-N(7))-methyltransferase RsmG translates to MAAVDDVIADLVAEHGLPAAARAQLGALLAALADDEHAPTTVRDPRDAVGVHLADSLVALALSDVSDARMIADLGAGAGFPGLPLAVALPEANIALVESIARKCGFIAAAAASAGLTNVDVVAERAEAWADGMGRIDVVTARALAPLGVIAEYAAPLLREGGVLVAWKGRRDADEERIAAAAANQLGLAVEEVRPVAPYKGADHRHLHVLRKIAPTPDRFPRRPGMARKRPLGADAASSSDRRQR, encoded by the coding sequence ATGGCCGCTGTCGACGACGTCATCGCAGACCTTGTAGCTGAACACGGCTTGCCCGCCGCGGCCCGAGCGCAGTTGGGCGCGCTCCTCGCGGCGCTCGCCGACGATGAGCACGCGCCGACGACGGTCCGCGACCCGCGCGATGCAGTCGGCGTCCATCTCGCCGACTCGCTCGTCGCACTCGCGCTGTCAGACGTCAGCGACGCGAGAATGATCGCCGATCTCGGTGCGGGCGCCGGATTCCCGGGTCTCCCGCTCGCCGTCGCATTGCCTGAGGCCAATATCGCGCTGGTAGAGAGCATCGCCCGCAAGTGCGGCTTCATCGCTGCCGCCGCCGCGTCCGCCGGCTTGACGAACGTGGACGTCGTCGCCGAGCGCGCCGAGGCGTGGGCCGACGGGATGGGCCGGATCGACGTCGTCACCGCCCGCGCGCTGGCTCCGCTCGGGGTGATCGCGGAGTACGCGGCGCCGCTGCTGCGCGAGGGCGGCGTGCTCGTCGCTTGGAAGGGGCGCCGTGACGCCGACGAGGAGCGAATCGCCGCTGCGGCGGCGAATCAGCTCGGCTTGGCGGTTGAGGAGGTGCGGCCGGTCGCTCCGTACAAGGGCGCCGATCATCGGCATCTGCACGTCCTGCGAAAGATCGCTCCGACGCCCGATCGCTTCCCACGCCGCCCGGGCATGGCGCGGAAACGGCCGCTCGGAGCGGACGCCGCCTCCTCGTCCGACCGTCGCCAGCGCTAA
- a CDS encoding Jag family protein: MTSVRSEAAERVEELLARILEAVGIEAEVSIREDDDAVTAILDGEDLGLLIGRHGQTIDAIQHLAYRAAFRGAESRKRVTVDAAGYRERRASLLQHDADEAVEEALRIGVPVALDAMNAVERRVVHEYLRDRDGIETYSEGVEPDRHLVVAPSKR, translated from the coding sequence GTGACATCCGTGAGAAGTGAGGCGGCCGAGCGGGTCGAGGAGCTGCTTGCGCGGATCCTCGAGGCCGTCGGCATCGAGGCCGAGGTCTCGATCAGAGAGGACGACGACGCGGTGACCGCGATCCTCGACGGCGAGGATCTGGGCCTGTTGATCGGCCGTCACGGCCAGACGATCGACGCGATACAGCACCTCGCCTACCGCGCGGCGTTCCGTGGCGCCGAGTCGCGCAAGCGCGTGACGGTCGACGCTGCCGGCTATCGCGAGCGGCGCGCGTCGTTGCTCCAGCACGACGCCGACGAGGCAGTCGAGGAGGCGCTCCGGATTGGCGTGCCCGTCGCGCTCGACGCGATGAACGCGGTCGAGCGGCGGGTCGTCCACGAGTACCTGCGCGATCGCGACGGGATCGAGACGTACAGCGAGGGCGTCGAGCCCGACCGTCACCTCGTCGTCGCGCCGAGCAAGCGCTAG
- a CDS encoding YidC/Oxa1 family membrane protein insertase, with protein MPPVVFANILQPLIDVLEQVLLFFHDTVGTGWGLSIILLTITVRVILLPLTLKQVKSMQRLQLLAPELRRIQAKYRSDKQRQQQEMMKFYQENRVNPLASCFPLLFQLPFFIGLYYMLRTDLRFDICGQTAKACADATAANFASVGAKPGSESFLFIPDLTGRATGAVLVVLIVLYVGTQIASGLLSTASMDRNQRMIMLGLPIVFVAFIINFPAGLMLYWITTNCWTIVQQLIVRKTVGLPQRPALEGAPAGAAALARGGGGKSGRPKAGKVSSKADESSSDDDTAKRAVSGPPPSARRKKKRSGRRR; from the coding sequence ATGCCCCCTGTCGTCTTCGCGAACATACTCCAGCCGCTGATCGACGTGCTGGAACAGGTCCTCCTGTTCTTCCACGACACGGTCGGGACCGGTTGGGGCCTCTCGATCATCCTCCTCACGATCACGGTCCGCGTGATCCTGCTGCCGCTGACCTTGAAGCAGGTCAAGTCGATGCAGCGTCTCCAGCTGCTCGCGCCTGAGCTGAGAAGAATCCAGGCGAAGTACAGAAGCGACAAGCAGCGTCAGCAGCAGGAGATGATGAAGTTCTACCAGGAGAACAGAGTCAATCCGCTCGCCTCCTGTTTCCCGCTGCTCTTCCAGCTGCCGTTCTTCATCGGCCTCTACTACATGCTCCGCACGGACCTCCGGTTCGACATCTGCGGGCAGACGGCGAAGGCGTGCGCGGACGCGACCGCGGCGAACTTCGCGAGCGTCGGCGCCAAGCCGGGCAGCGAGAGCTTCCTCTTCATCCCGGATCTGACGGGCAGAGCGACCGGCGCCGTGCTGGTCGTGCTGATCGTCCTCTACGTCGGGACGCAGATCGCCTCGGGCCTGTTGAGCACGGCGTCGATGGACAGAAACCAGCGGATGATCATGCTGGGCCTGCCGATCGTCTTCGTCGCGTTCATAATCAACTTCCCCGCCGGCCTGATGCTGTACTGGATCACGACGAACTGCTGGACGATCGTGCAGCAGCTGATCGTTAGGAAGACGGTCGGGTTGCCACAGAGACCAGCGTTGGAGGGTGCGCCGGCCGGAGCCGCGGCGTTGGCAAGAGGGGGCGGCGGGAAGAGCGGCCGCCCGAAGGCCGGCAAGGTGTCTTCGAAGGCCGACGAGTCGTCGTCGGACGACGACACGGCGAAGCGCGCCGTGAGTGGTCCGCCGCCGTCGGCGCGCAGAAAGAAGAAGCGATCGGGGAGGCGCCGGTGA
- the yidD gene encoding membrane protein insertion efficiency factor YidD, producing MTFLRRVAIAPIRFYQRFVSPGLPRRCKYEPTCSRYAAQSVQEYGILRGLVLAGWRLMRCNPWSHGGYDPVHDQRLFTSRRPTAPSA from the coding sequence ATGACCTTCCTGCGGCGTGTGGCGATCGCCCCGATCCGCTTCTACCAGCGCTTCGTGTCGCCCGGGCTGCCCCGGCGCTGCAAGTACGAACCGACCTGCTCGCGCTACGCCGCGCAGTCGGTTCAGGAGTACGGCATACTGCGCGGGCTGGTGCTCGCGGGCTGGCGGCTGATGCGCTGCAATCCGTGGAGTCACGGGGGCTATGACCCCGTCCACGACCAGCGGCTCTTCACCTCCCGCCGACCGACCGCCCCCAGCGCCTGA